From the genome of Podospora pseudoanserina strain CBS 124.78 chromosome 7 map unlocalized CBS124.78p_7.2, whole genome shotgun sequence, one region includes:
- the BUD14 gene encoding protein phosphatase regulator (COG:U; EggNog:ENOG503NURA), translating into MTRPEIIRADTIDLQAHDNPSAPRHARPTPDGSLAPHQAETLREVAAEAAEENHRSPPGLRNNDADTDTLHSVSDSQQSGGYGTRHDDAGSMQTGTRQDALAIAQNGGHSGHEVDEAVMDGETEVDVDDDMMDRISSSPSIEDEDIDFEFVYALHTFVATVEGQANATKGDTMVLLDDSNSYWWLVRVVKDSSIGYLPAEHIETPTERLARLNKHRNIDLSATMLGDQTDKVRNPIRSAIKRKKAKTVQFAPPTFVDYSDIDYSSEEEDVAAEYFAQAAQQGQKNQQASAAADTEDDSAKVEPLKPRTTQKDSKPDETDNSAKPRSSEEGGELKVDGPKKTSDGTVRDSFFKDDTVETKKITLTPNLLRDDDGTRLSSESKEMRQRPSLDRLLDKDGLLGKDGKKGKDKKEKDKKPSAIRSFFSRKDKDKKASHEDEDLSRDSHEREPEEEEVSQGSPEKTGPQRQPSKLQKQQPRTEPSPTRKPGSTRETGNGVDIKAFLSESKVNNVANVPPATMRLVEASPKGSPQGSPQTSGRPQKATKARTRMGLDDFDSDDDDLDLEPVQSPPSQDPRRQQPQQQKRAAPNNTNPFITQQQAQPASLGGQAVRGAPTLNSPPQQHEERLSESPVQVSPVTSSNPPPLMVDTSSQEEDRSSPRSTPSPELIEHEDADTSVNKETITPSTSSRSSWNDTNLRAFFDSGSDIRDLLVVVYDKSNVDPVSSDHPVANGLFREQNAKLAEITTQLDNMLGDWLARKQRLRGTV; encoded by the exons ATGACAAGGCCAGAGATTATTCGCGCTG ACACCATCGACCTCCAAGCGCACGACAACCCTTCCGCTCCGCGACACGCCAGGCCGACCCCTGACGGCTCCCTCGCACCACACCAGGCCGAGACCTTGAGAGAAGTTgcggcagaagcagcagaggaGAACCACCGTAGCCCGCCCGGTCTGCGGAACAACGAcgccgacaccgacaccCTCCATTCCGTCTCCGACTCCCAGCAGAGCGGCGGTTACGGCACGAGGCACGACGACGCAGGCAGCATGCAGACGGGCACCCGGCAGGATGCGCTGGCGATTGCCCAGAATGGAGGCCATTCTGGCCACGAGGTCGATGAGGCGGTCATGGACGGCGAAACCGAGGTGGACGTGGACGACGACATGATGGACAGGATCTCGAGCTCCCCTTCaattgaagatg AGGACATCGATTTCGAATTCGTATACGCCCTCCACACCTTTGTTGCCACTGTCGAAGGGCAAGCGAACGCAACCAAGGGTGATACCATGGTTCTTCTcgacgacagcaacagctACTGGTGGCTGGTGCGTGTCGTGAAAGACAGCAGCATCG GCTACCTCCCCGCCGAACATATCGAAACTCCCACCGAACGGTTGGCTCGTTTGAACAAGCACCGGAACATAGAT CTCTCCGCCACAATGCTTGGTGATCAAACCGATAAAGTCCGGAATCCCATTAGATCTGCCatcaagagaaagaaggccaagacggTCCAATTCGCACCGCCTACATTTGTGGACTATTCTGATATCGACTACTCgagcgaggaagaggatgtggCGGCCGAATACTTTGCCCAGGCTGCTCAACAAGGTCAAAAAAACCAGCAGGCTTCCGCTGCCGCGGACACGGAGGACGATTCGGCCAAGGTCGAACCATTGAAGCCCAGGACAACACAGAAGGATTCGAAGCCAGACGAGACCGACAACTCGGCGAAACCACGGAGCtctgaagaaggaggagaacTCAAGGTCGACGGGCCCAAGAAGACGAGCGACGGGACTGTCCGAGACTCGTTTTTCAAAGATGATACAGtcgagacgaagaagatTACGCTTACGCCTAACTTGTTgcgggatgatgatggaacAAGGCTGTCGAGCGAATCCAAGGAGATGAGACAACGACCAAGCTTGGATAGGTTGCTGGATAAGGACGGCTTGCTCGGCAAAGACGgcaagaaaggaaaggataagaaggagaaggataaGAAGCCCAGTGCCATTCGAAGCTTTTTCTCTAGGAAGGACAAGGATAAGAAAGCCTCCCatgaggacgaggatctCAGCAGAGACAGTCACGAAAGagagccggaggaggaggaggtatcGCAAGGGTCGCCAGAGAAAACAGGCCCCCAGAGGCAGCCGAGCAAGTTGCAAAAGCAGCAACCCCGGACGGAGCCATCGCCAACTAGGAAGCCTGGCTCTACTAGAGAAACGGGCAATGGTGTTGACATCAAGGCCTTCTTGTCGGAAAGCAAGGTCAACAATGTCGCCAACGTACCACCCGCCACGATGCGTTTGGTAGAAGCCAGCCCGAAGGGTTCTCCACAAGGCAGCCCGCAGACGAGTGGGAGACCTCAGAAGGCGACCAAGGCCAGGACTCGCATGGGACTTGACGACTTTgactctgatgatgatgatctggATCTTGAGCCTGTCCAATCCCCACCTTCCCAAGACCCACGAcgtcaacaaccacaacagcagaAACGTGCTGCTCCAAACAATACCAATCCCTTCATCACTCAGCAACAAGCACAGCCAGCGTCGTTGGGCGGGCAGGCAGTTAGAGGTGCTCCCACACTTAATTCGCCACCTCAACAGCACGAGGAGAGACTATCCGAGTCGCCTGTCCAGGTCTCGCCAGTCACGTCTAGCAACCCCCCGCCGTTGATGGTCGATACATCGAGCCAAGAGGAAGACCGGTCATCGCCAAGATCGACACCCTCACCAGAACTGATTGAGCACGAAGATGCGGATACGTCGGTCAACAAGGAGACCATCACGCCGTCCACTTCTTCGAGGTCATCGTGGAATGATACCAACCTCAGGGCCTTTTTCGATTCCGGTTCAGATATTCGGGacttgctggtggtggtgtatgaCAAGTCGAATGTCGATCCGGTATCTTCGGACCACCCGGTGGCAAACGGTTTGTTCAGAGAACAGAATGCTAAGCTTGCTGAGATAACAACT CAACTCGACAATATGCTCGGTGACTGGCTAGCCCGTAAGCAAAGGCTACGGGGAACAGTCTAA
- a CDS encoding uncharacterized protein (EggNog:ENOG503P6QZ; COG:S): MSFLGLDLASTNYSYYSIPAAFLITMAPNVYAMVLAGKNYDLNQPRRTEEICAKDTSMPKPTLQKISRAKAATANGFETLSLYAASVVAANASGVVPVSKLNTLTLGYVVSRAAYNFVYVVAQDNKKLAGIRPLVWAAGVIIIMNLFVSAGGKV, encoded by the exons ATGtccttcctcggcctcgacctcgCCTCAACAAACTACTCTTACTACTCCATCCCCGCCGCCTTTCTCATCACCATGGCTCCCAATGTGTACGCTATGGTGTTGGCGGGGAAGAATTATGATTTGAACCA ACCCCGCCGCACAGAAGAGATTTGTGCCAAAGATACCTCAATGCCCAAGCCC ACCCTTCAAAAAATCTCCCGCGCCAAAGCCGCAACAGCAAACGGCTTCGAaaccctctctctctacGCTGCCTCCGTCGTGGCAGCCAACGCCTCGGGCGTCGTCCCCgtctccaagctcaacaccctcaccctcggctATGTCGTCTCCCGCGCCGCCTACAACTTTGTCTACGTCGTTGCCCAGGACAACAAGAAGCTAGCCGGCATCCGGCCCCTTGTCTGGGCTGCTGGCGTGATCATCATTATGAATCTGTTTGTGAGTGCTGGTGGAAAGGTCTAA
- a CDS encoding uncharacterized protein (COG:O; CAZy:GH131; EggNog:ENOG503NY5R) has translation MPSLSIDLFFPKPLGCLRLFFNDKMKTSTLLAAAFCGVAAVEGAVLWDGRFNDFTSSADLNKWSWANQVGPYQYYIHGSGTVNRYINLSPDYKNPNDTVSKQGARFTLDSTAYWNGQTMRRIELIPQTKAAINRGKVFYHFSISRRDTNAPSVNKEHQICFFESHFTELKYGWISGEQGAANPALQWMTNQRTQWKLSEWKANVWHNFAYEIDFSGNRVGLWYSEGGADLKQVVAPVGGVSTSSNGQDWHLGVLELPRSGYPNTNEDYYFSGVFIEDGAITTKIGGPA, from the exons ATGCCGAGTTTGTCGATCGATTTGTTTTTTCCCAAGCCCCTTGGCTGTTTGCGCTTGTTTTTCAACGACAAAATGAAGACGTCGACATTGTTGGCCGCCGCCttttgtggtgttgctgccgttgagGGTGCTGTTCTCTGGGATGGAAGATTCAACGACTTTACTTCCTCGGCGGATCTGAACAAGTGGTCTTGGGCTAATCAAGTTGGTCCTTATC AATACTACATCCACGGTTCCGGGACGGTAAACCGCTACATCAACCTCTCGCCCGACTACAAGAACCCCAACGACACCGTCTCCAAACAAGGCGCCCGGTTCACGCTCGACAGCACAGCCTACTGGAACGGCCAGACGATGCGCCGGATCGAGCTGATACCCCAGACGAAAGCGGCGATCAACCGTGGGAAGGTGTTTTACCACTTTTCGATTTCGCGGCGGGACACCAACGCGCCGTCGGTGAACAAGGAGCATCAGATTTGCTTTTTTGAGTCACACTTTACAGAATTAAAGTATGGGTGGATTTCGGGAGAGCAGGGGGCGGCGAACCCGGCGTTGCAGTGGATGACGAACCAGAGGACGCAGTGGAAGTTGAGCGAGTGGAAGGCGAATGTGTGGCATAATTTTGCGTACGAGATTGATTTCTCCGGGAACagggttgggttgtggtATAGTGAGGGGGGTGCGGATTTGAAGCAGGTGGTTGCGCCGGTGGGGGGTGTGTCGACGAGTAGTAATGGGCAGGATTGGCatttgggggtgttggagcTGCCAAGGAGTGGGTATCCGAATACTAATGAGGATTATTACTTTTCGGGGGTGTTTATTGAGGATGGGGCGATTACGACCAAGATTGGGGGGCCGG CTTAA